The following nucleotide sequence is from Gossypium hirsutum isolate 1008001.06 unplaced genomic scaffold, Gossypium_hirsutum_v2.1 scaffold_1014, whole genome shotgun sequence.
AGCATGAACGGAAAGAACAAAATGATTGAACAGCAAAAACCTGCTGCTGGCTCTGGATCGCTCAAGCTCAGCCTCAGCATGGCCAAAATATTCCATCGGTGCCAGTGCCATTCCTCCCGTTTCAGCTTCATGAAGCAGCAAATCTTCTATCTGCCCTACTTCATTTAACGGTGTGAACCCAAAACCTATCCTGAATCAGGTTGGGGTTGCAGTTCCAGTGCTGGGGCAATTAGCGTGCAACTAAGACCAGTTTCTTCAAGGTTGCCATTCCTTTTGCCATGAGAGTGAAAAAAACAACACAATAAAAACCCCTATGCTCCAGTGGAGAACTCTGCCAAACTGAGGCCAATTGGATGTGTTCAGGTTCGTGGGGTCAACTCCGGCAAAAAACATGGACCCCAAAAAGCTTAAACGGTCAGTTCTTTTCTTTAACCTTCCTATATACTTCCTTTAACTTGTCGAACAAGCATTTACTACTCCTCTTTTGTCTTGTTGTATAGGGTCATTTCAAATCGTCTCTCTGCTCAGAGATCAAGAATCAGGAAGATTCAGCGTCTCTGTGACATGGAAAAGAAGGTACAGTCTTTAGAGGTAAACTTCATCTCTCTCTACCTTCCCTCCATTTCTAATTATTTTCTTCAATCCATCAACATCTTAAACTTTTTCAG
It contains:
- the LOC121227567 gene encoding basic leucine zipper 61-like, with the protein product VDSNLLAFESMNGKNKMIEQQKPAAGSGSLKLSLSMAKIFHRCQCHSSRWGCSSSAGAISVQLRPVSSRFVGSTPAKNMDPKKLKRVISNRLSAQRSRIRKIQRLCDMEKKVQSLETLVAVLSSKVQREKDKQFLLRIEQQELRERIEAFANRETMVDARIEKRRAEIESLRQPQFTSQQQQMQVQTRHANSNQGRKEFG